GAAAACCTGTGTGACCGCTTCTGCCGCCTTGATACCGCCGAATTTGGTGTTGTAGAAGGCGTGACAGACAAAGGTTATTACACCAACAGCTTCCATCTGGATGTCGAAAAGAAAGTTAATCCTTACGACAAGTTGGACTTCGAAGCACCTTATCCCCCTTTGGCGAACGGGGGCTTTATCTGTTACGGCGAATACCCTAACTTGCAGCATAACCTGCGCGCGTTGGAGGATGTTTGGGACTATAGCTACAACCGCGTCCCTTATTACGGCACCAACACGCCGATTGATGAGTGCTACGAATGCGGTTATACCGGCGAATTCTCATGCACCAGCAAAGGCTTTACCTGCCCGAAATGCGGTAATCATGAACCGTCGAAAGTGTCAGTCACCCGCCGAGTGTGTGGTTATCTGGGGAGCCCAGATGCACGCCCATTCAATGCCGGCAAGCAGGAAGAAGTGAAGCGCCGTGTGAAACATTTGGCAAACGGGCAACTGGGCTGAGCCCCAGCACAGTAAACAGTTCACTCTATGACCCAAAGTCATTGGCGTTGCGGGCGGTTAACTCACCTGCAACGCCAAGTACGAGGGGGGCACTCGCTATCAACTTTCATCAATACTATCCAGTCGACGTCATCAACGGCCCCGGCACTCGTTGCACACTGTTTGTCTCAGGTTGCGTGCACGAATGCGTTGGCTGCTATAACAAAAGCACTTGGCGGCTTAACTCGGGCAAACCCTTTACCCGAGAAATGGAAGATCAGATCATCGCGGACCTGAACGATACCCGTATCTCACGGCAGGGGCTGTCTCTTTCGGGTGGCGATCCGCTGCATCCACAAAATTTGTCCGCTATTTTGCAACTGGTCAAACGGGTGCGACACGAGTGCGATAACAAAGATATCTGGGTCTGGACCGGCTATACCCTCGCTGAACTGACGGATGAGCAACAACAAGTGGTTGATTTAATTAATGTGCTAGTGGATGGCAAATTTGTGCAAGACCTGAAAGATCCCTCCCTTATCTGGCGCGGCAGCGGCAATCAAGTGATTCATCACCTGCGCTAGGCCACCTTGATCAGTTCGCGAAGTTATAGGTTAACGTCGCATTAAACCGCCAATCCCGACGGCTACTATCACTGGGCAGGTCACCAATCGGCCTTGCCCCTTCCAGTGAAAGTGAATAATGTTTGTTGTCACCAAAGGTGACCCCAACCGCATATGAAGCCAACTTCTTGGCAGGGAAAATCGGCGAGTTATACCAAGTGTGGGCCGTATCCAGTACCACATAAGGCTGGATTGATTTTAGCCAAACACCATTTTTCCGATTATGCATATAACGCATTTCGATTTGACCACCGTAACCATAATCCCCCGTGGCTTCACTGTCTGGATAACCGCGACCAAACCGCAACCCACCGAAGGTGACATGCTCCGCTTCTGGTAAGTCATTATCAGACCAATCACCTTCTGCCGCCGCACTTAACCGCCATTTCTCGGCCATTAAATAGGCCCCGTCGCCCGTGATTTTCCACCGTGTGAAGCCCAGATCGCCCCAAGGCACCGAACTGGAGGCAAGCGCCCCGTTAATGCCTTGGCGGACACTCGCACGGGTACTCCAATAGGCTTGGGTATATTCACGATAGCCCGCCAGAGCGAATTCTGCTGCAGGATAACGCATGCGCTGATTTTGCTCTTCCAGATCGACCAATCGATTATTTTGGCTATTTAATCGCGCACGCTGTTTGAGGCTATAACTTTTCTCTAGATAATCGAGTCCACCGCTAAGGGTCCATTGGCGCTGACGAGTTAATTCCAGTGGGTAGCTTAATACGACGCCGCCAGTATATTGTGTCTGCTCGGTGCGACCCGCTAACGTAATATCTTGCGGATAGAAAGTGATGAGATCCGTATAATCTTTCGGGCTCTGCTTATAATAACTGCCGCGGGTTTGCAGCAGCAGCCCATTGCTGCCTAAATATTGCTGGTAGTTTAAACCCAAATATTGGTCTCGATTTTTATTATTGAGTGGTAATAATGTCGCGATACCCAATTGTTCCGCGTAGGGCGTAAAACCACTTAATGTCGCATTCAGCACCCCACTGTATACGCCTTTGCGGCTATCTAACGCGGTAGTGACATTCCAATTCCGGGGATGGTCCGCTTTTACATCCAATAATGTTGCACCATATATATTGTCCGGATTTTTCGCGGTGGCGATCACTTTCGTATCAGGTGTGCGGCTCATCAAAATATTGTAGCGCTCGAAAGTATCCTTCGTCAGCGGCTTCTCGGCCATGATGTGCTGAGCCAGTTTGGTCAGCCAACGGCCAATCATCGCATTATCACTTTGGATGCGGGTATTGGCGATATAGCCTTCGACTAAACCTATTTTTAATGTGCCATCGGCGAAGTTATCTGAGGGTAAATAAGCATAAGAAAGAACATAGCCGTCTTGCTGATAACGCTGAGTAATAGATTGAGTCGCCACCAGCAAACTTTTTAACGGGACTTTTTTACCAATATAACCGTTAAATGGCTCGCTTAGCAGCTTAATGTCATAACGAGTGCCGCCAATAAATTGAATATGCCGCACATCAATTAACGTATCGAGGGTCAATTTAGGGCCTGGTGTTGGTGTTTTTTGAAGTACAGGCGGCGCGGTTCTCGTCGGTTGCGGTTTAGTAATATCACGGGAAATTCGGGAGGGGTTATTTTGGTCAATGAGCATGGGCACGGTATTTGCCCATGCACTGTATTGCCATCCCAAAAACAATAATAGCCACGCTCTATTATTCATAGAATGTTTCCTTCTGCGCTCACATAATTATTTTTATAAAAATCTGTTTTTATCAGACTGCTGACAAACACCGATGTCTCGACCAAGAACGGTGAGGACAGGCAGAAGAGTAAAGCGTCCACGCCAAGGATGGCGCGGCTCGAGCCATCAGGGATGATTTTACGGCGTCTTTACGATCTGCTTGTCTTCTGTGCAATCGGCACTTTGTCAGCTATCTCTTATTATCTTTAAGTCAGATATTCCCCCGATAAAAAACGGGGGAATATCTCTGGCGAGGATTCAGTGGGATTGGGGTTTTAATATTCCCCCTAAACCGCCCACTAAACCTCCGCCGGTACTGGCATTCGCATTGGCGTTAGCAGACACGCCTGCCGTCACCCCACCCGTTACACCACCGACGGTATTAGTGACCCCAGCCAATAAGCCATTAGAACCCCCAGTGCTGGTCGGTGCCGCCACCAAGCCACCCGTGCTCGCCACCGCCTGTCCTGTGCCTTGCAGCACTTGGCCCACACCCGCTAATGCCGGTGCACTTGTCCCCAGTTGCGTGCCTGTGGTGGCAACGGTGCTACCCACCGCACTCACTAAATTATTCACTGGCGCCCCAATACCGGTGGTTGCCCCCACGGATTGAGTAATGTCTTGTACTTGGCCCACCACCGGTGTCACGACCCCCGTCGCCGCGGTCGTTAACTTACTGGTTGTGCCTGTTTGCAGGTCTTGCGCCAACCCATTGCCAATGGCGCTAACGGCCCCACCGGTCTTATCGACTAACCCACCTGCCGTACCAGTGACACCCGCCAATGGGGTATTGGTCCCAATACCTGAAACTGTGCCACCTAAACCTGAAACACCCGTGCCAACATCCGCGACAGCTTTCGGTACACTGGCCGCAGTAGTGCCTAAAGCATTAGGATTATTTCCCAATTGGCCTAAACCGCCCTGTAATCCGGTCCCAACCTCACTGACCGCATTACCGGTGCTATCGACCACGGTGACCAGACCCGTACCCACTACAGGCAAGCTACCAATAGGGGTTTGACTGACCACATCGCTGACCGTATTACCGACACCATTCACTGCGGTGCCTACGCCAGTAACCACATTCCCAACCGCCGAATTATTGGCTGTCGTTCCACCACCTGTGCCGCCACCTGTACCACCGCCCGTGCCGCCACCTGTGCCACCGCCAGTACCGCCACCTGTGCCACCGCCAGTACCGCCACCTGTACCACCACCGGAACCGTCGTCCGTCCCCGCACCACCGGCTGTTTGACCTGGATTACTCTTTGCTGCATTGATGGATCCACCGCCGCTACCACTACAGGCAGTAAGAGAAAACGCGAGCAAAATAGCCAAAGTCACTTTGCTCAGTTGGCTGAAATTATTAGGGCACATAGTAGAAACCCCCATCGTGACCGCCACAGTGGCGTAAATTAACTATAAGAGACACTTATGTTTCACTCAAGTTTCCATAATGTTTATTTTTTGTTATAAATGAAAATTTATTGAATGAAGATGTATCAGATTGATAACGTGATAAAACTTTTTCGTCTAAGTAACGTACTTTTTCGCATCAAAAACCCTTCTGACACAGACAAAAGTTCACCTTACCGCCATCTCCGCTTAACCCTACTGTCATGATTACGCGCCAGCATAGCGGTGAGATCACTTACCGGTAATCGCTATGACCATCACACTTCTGACTGCCCGTTTGACACTGACCATTGCTTCGATATATCCGGCAGTCAGGGAGAATGATACTGAGAGAGGGAATATCTGCCATGCACCTATCTAGACCACCGACCAGTTATCCCACCCGCTATCAACAAATTGCGGCGCAGTTAGAACAAGAGCTGCGCGGTCAATATCGCTGCGGCGATTACCTGCCACCGGAGCAACAATTGGCTGACCGTTATCAGGTTAACCGCCATACCTTGCGCCGTGCCGTTGACGAGTTAGTTGAACGTGGTTGGCTACAACGCCGCCAAGGGATCGGCATTCTGGTGTTGATGCGCCCCTATGACTACCCACTTCATGCCAACGCCCGCTTTAGCCAAAACTTACTGGACCAAGGCAGTGACCCCACCAGTGAGCGCTTACTAGCTGTCTTACGCCCCTGCGTAGAGCATGTCGCCAAAGCACTCTCACTGGAGGAAGGCGCTCAAGTCATTCATTTACGGACTTTGCGGCGGGTCAATGGCGTGCCGGTCTGTGTTATCGATCACTACCTACCGGACTTGAGTTGGTGGCCTGCCTTGCAACAATTCAATACCGGTTCACTGCATCAATTCATCATCCAGCATCTACAACAGCCGTTGAGCCGTAGCCAAACCCGTATCAGCGCGCGTCGTGCTCAAGCCAAAGAGAGCCGCTTGCTGGAAATTGCTACCCACGCACCGCTGCTGTGTGTACGGACGTTAAATATCTGCGTGAGCAGTCAGCAGGTCGCGGAATACTCCGTCAGCCTGACCCGTGCGGACATGATTGAACTGACGATGGAGCACTGAATGGACAGCACCACCACCACTCGGCAAGGCTGGATGTCAGTATTAGCACACAGCCAACCCGCGGAACTCCTCGCCCACTGGCAGCCCTTAAATCTGTCACCCGCGTATCAAGTCATACGCGCGCCAGAGATTGGCTTGAACCAACTGCAAGCCAGAATGGGGGGGACTGGCCGCCGTTTTATCCTCGGGGATATGACCATCACCCGCGCCGTCATCAAGCTCAATGACAGTGCTGATATTTACGGCTACAGCTACATTGCAGGGCGCAACAAAGCGCATGCTGAACTTTGCGCACTGCTGGATGCTTTGCTGCAACTGTCGACCCTCAATAGACATCCAGCCACTGCCCAAGGCAAACCAGCCGGATTAAACGAATTGCTGCTGAGCACGGTGATTCACCCACTGGCGGCGGCGCAGCAAGAACGGCGACAACAACGCGCCCGCGCCATCGCGACCAGCAAAGTGGATTTCTTCACCTTAGTGCGGGGAGAGGACTAATGCGATTATTGACCCATTTTGACCAGCCAGTGGACGATGCTCAGCACAGTTTTCGCCGCATTCTGAAGGCATTAAGTGAGCCTGGCGTGCTGGTTTCACTGCCTGCGGTCACCGGCTGGCAGCCACTGAATCCAGCCACCACCAGCATCCTATTGACGCTGGCGGATCAAGATACGCCGCTTTATCTGGACGCCTCAATCTACCTAGCGTCACCGAGCGATGTAGAGATATCAACCCATCGTGACAGTGACATCCTGCAACAGAATCTGCGTTTTCATACTGGCGCACCACTGGCCACCAGCAGCGCCACTGCCAGTTTTGCGCTGTTTGGGGAAACGGTCACAGTAGAACAGTTGGCGACCTGCCCAACTGGGGATGAACTCTCGCCAGAGCACTCCGCTACGGTAATGATTCAAACCGATAGCCTGCACCACGGCGTGCCGTTACGCCTACGCGGGCCAGGGATAGAACACAGCCGCACCATCGCGCCGCAACTGCCCGCCGCCGTGCTCGATTATCTACTTAACCGCCCTGTGGCCTTTCCGGCGGGTCTTGATTTCCTGTTGACCTGTGGTGAAAACCTGATGGCAATCCCACGAACCACCCATGTGGAGGTGTGCTGATGTACGTTGCAGTCAAAGGGGGCGAAAAAGCCATTGCAGCCGCCCATCAATTGCTGGAATACCAGCGCCGTGGTAATACACAGATCCCCGCAATCGATTGTGAACAAATCGAACAACAGCTAGGGCTAGCCGTTGATCGGGTGATGACCGAAGGGGGTATTTACGATCGCGAATTGGCTGCACTGGCGATTAAGCAGGCCAGCGGTGATTTGGTGGAAGCCATTTTCTTGCTACGGGCCTATCGCACCACTTTGCCCCGTCTAGCGGTTAGCCAGCCACTGGCGACTGACCACATGCGACTCGAACGGCGAATTTCAGCCATTTACAAAGATTTGCCGGGGGGACAAGTCCTCGGCCCTACCTATGATTACACCCATCGGCTACTGGATTTTACGCTTTTGGCCTCGGGTGATGCCCCCACCGCACCTGATAGCCGCGCGGCATTATCCGATGATGTAACCCATAGTCATTGCGCTCATGTATTTGATTTACTGGCTCAAGAACAGTTAGCGCACACTGAACAAGATGATGGCACTGCGCCAGAAGATATTACCCGCCATCCACCGGTTTACCCCTGCAACCGTTCGGCACGACTGCAACAATTGGTGCGTGGTGACGAAGGTTTTCTACTGGCGCTGGGCTATTCCACTCAACGTGGTTATGGTCGTACCCACCCCTTTGCCGCTGAAATTCGCACCGGTGACCTGACTATCTCCATCGTGCCAGAAGAGCTGGGATTTGCGATCGACATCGGCGAAATCCTGCTGACCGAGTGCGAAATGGTGAATGGTTTTGTCGATCCCGCCGATGAACCGCCGCACTTTACCCGTGGCTACGGGTTGGTCTTTGGCCGTGGCGAGCGCAAAGCGATGTCGATGGCGCTGATGGATCGCGCCCTACAAAGTCGGGAATACGACGAAAACGTCACCAGCCCCGCACAAGATGAAGAGTTCGTGCTCGCGCATGCGGATAACGTTGAAGCCGCTGGTTTTGTCTCTCATCTCAAACTGCCCCATTACGTCGATTTTCAAGCTGAATTGGCATTATTGAAACGCCTGCGCCATGAGTATTTGTCTGCCTCATCGTCACCATTACCAACACAGGAGCCGCACCATGACTGAGGTTCTCACCGGTTACAATCTGGGTTATCTGGATGAGCAAACCAAGCGCACTTTACGCCGTGCGTTGCTCAAAGCCGTGGCGATCCCCGGTTATCAGGTGCCCTTCGGCGGGCGAGAAATGCCAATGCCTTATGGCTGGGGCACTGGCGGTATTCAGCTAACCGCCTGTTTGATTGGCCGCTTCGACGTGCTGAAAGTGATTGATCAAGGGGCCGATGACACCACCAATGCCGTCTCGATCCGGCGCTTCTTTCAGCGGGTGAGCGGTGTGGCGACCACAGAGAAAACCATCGACGCGACGCTGATCCAGACCCGTCATCGCATTCCGGAAACGCCATTGACGGAAGATCAGATCCTGATCTACCAAGTGCCGATCCCTGAGCCATTACGCTTTATCGAGCCACGGGAAACCGAGACGCGCAAAATGCATGCATTGGAAGAGTACGGCGTGATGCAGGTGAAATTGTACGAAGATATCGCCCGTTACGGCCATATCGCCACCACCTATGCTTATCCGGTGAAGGTGAATGATCGCTACGTGATGGACCCCTCGCCCATCCCGAAATTTGATAATCCCAAAATGCATATGATGCCCGCCCTGCAACTGTTTGGTGCTGGCCGCGAGAAGCGCTTATATGCCTTGCCGCCCTTTACCAAAGTGGAAAGTCTGGATTTCGACGATCATCCGTTTACGGTGCAGCAGTGGGATCACCCCTGCGAGCTGTGCGGATCGCGTCACAGTTATCTCGATGAAGTCGTGATAGACGATCAGGGCAGCCGGATGTTTGTTTGCTCGGATACCGATTTTTGCCAGCAGCAGTTGGCGCAGATAGCCGCACAAGATGACCTGAAGCACGAGGAAAACACCCGATGATTTCTGCACATTCACTTTCATCACCCGCTGTCCATCCACTGTTATCCGTGGAGAATCTCACCCATTTATACGCCCCCAACAAAGGGTTCAGCGACGTTTCTTTCCAGCTGTATCCGGGTGAGGTGTTAGGGATTGTCGGTGAATCCGGCTCGGGGAAAACCACGTTGTTGAAATCCATTTCAGCGCGACTGGCCCCGCAGCAAGGGCAGATCATCTACCGCCCAGATGCGCAGCAATCCGTTGATTTATATCAGATGGCAGAGAGCCAGCGCCGCCGTTTATTGCGGACCGAA
The window above is part of the Yersinia massiliensis genome. Proteins encoded here:
- a CDS encoding collagen-like triple helix repeat-containing protein produces the protein MCPNNFSQLSKVTLAILLAFSLTACSGSGGGSINAAKSNPGQTAGGAGTDDGSGGGTGGGTGGGTGGGTGGGTGGGTGGGTGGGTGGGTTANNSAVGNVVTGVGTAVNGVGNTVSDVVSQTPIGSLPVVGTGLVTVVDSTGNAVSEVGTGLQGGLGQLGNNPNALGTTAASVPKAVADVGTGVSGLGGTVSGIGTNTPLAGVTGTAGGLVDKTGGAVSAIGNGLAQDLQTGTTSKLTTAATGVVTPVVGQVQDITQSVGATTGIGAPVNNLVSAVGSTVATTGTQLGTSAPALAGVGQVLQGTGQAVASTGGLVAAPTSTGGSNGLLAGVTNTVGGVTGGVTAGVSANANANASTGGGLVGGLGGILKPQSH
- the phnF gene encoding phosphonate metabolism transcriptional regulator PhnF encodes the protein MHLSRPPTSYPTRYQQIAAQLEQELRGQYRCGDYLPPEQQLADRYQVNRHTLRRAVDELVERGWLQRRQGIGILVLMRPYDYPLHANARFSQNLLDQGSDPTSERLLAVLRPCVEHVAKALSLEEGAQVIHLRTLRRVNGVPVCVIDHYLPDLSWWPALQQFNTGSLHQFIIQHLQQPLSRSQTRISARRAQAKESRLLEIATHAPLLCVRTLNICVSSQQVAEYSVSLTRADMIELTMEH
- a CDS encoding alpha-D-ribose 1-methylphosphonate 5-phosphate C-P-lyase PhnJ, with the translated sequence MTEVLTGYNLGYLDEQTKRTLRRALLKAVAIPGYQVPFGGREMPMPYGWGTGGIQLTACLIGRFDVLKVIDQGADDTTNAVSIRRFFQRVSGVATTEKTIDATLIQTRHRIPETPLTEDQILIYQVPIPEPLRFIEPRETETRKMHALEEYGVMQVKLYEDIARYGHIATTYAYPVKVNDRYVMDPSPIPKFDNPKMHMMPALQLFGAGREKRLYALPPFTKVESLDFDDHPFTVQQWDHPCELCGSRHSYLDEVVIDDQGSRMFVCSDTDFCQQQLAQIAAQDDLKHEENTR
- a CDS encoding ShlB/FhaC/HecB family hemolysin secretion/activation protein; its protein translation is MNNRAWLLLFLGWQYSAWANTVPMLIDQNNPSRISRDITKPQPTRTAPPVLQKTPTPGPKLTLDTLIDVRHIQFIGGTRYDIKLLSEPFNGYIGKKVPLKSLLVATQSITQRYQQDGYVLSYAYLPSDNFADGTLKIGLVEGYIANTRIQSDNAMIGRWLTKLAQHIMAEKPLTKDTFERYNILMSRTPDTKVIATAKNPDNIYGATLLDVKADHPRNWNVTTALDSRKGVYSGVLNATLSGFTPYAEQLGIATLLPLNNKNRDQYLGLNYQQYLGSNGLLLQTRGSYYKQSPKDYTDLITFYPQDITLAGRTEQTQYTGGVVLSYPLELTRQRQWTLSGGLDYLEKSYSLKQRARLNSQNNRLVDLEEQNQRMRYPAAEFALAGYREYTQAYWSTRASVRQGINGALASSSVPWGDLGFTRWKITGDGAYLMAEKWRLSAAAEGDWSDNDLPEAEHVTFGGLRFGRGYPDSEATGDYGYGGQIEMRYMHNRKNGVWLKSIQPYVVLDTAHTWYNSPIFPAKKLASYAVGVTFGDNKHYSLSLEGARPIGDLPSDSSRRDWRFNATLTYNFAN
- a CDS encoding carbon-phosphorus lyase complex subunit PhnI, which encodes MYVAVKGGEKAIAAAHQLLEYQRRGNTQIPAIDCEQIEQQLGLAVDRVMTEGGIYDRELAALAIKQASGDLVEAIFLLRAYRTTLPRLAVSQPLATDHMRLERRISAIYKDLPGGQVLGPTYDYTHRLLDFTLLASGDAPTAPDSRAALSDDVTHSHCAHVFDLLAQEQLAHTEQDDGTAPEDITRHPPVYPCNRSARLQQLVRGDEGFLLALGYSTQRGYGRTHPFAAEIRTGDLTISIVPEELGFAIDIGEILLTECEMVNGFVDPADEPPHFTRGYGLVFGRGERKAMSMALMDRALQSREYDENVTSPAQDEEFVLAHADNVEAAGFVSHLKLPHYVDFQAELALLKRLRHEYLSASSSPLPTQEPHHD
- the phnH gene encoding phosphonate C-P lyase system protein PhnH — protein: MRLLTHFDQPVDDAQHSFRRILKALSEPGVLVSLPAVTGWQPLNPATTSILLTLADQDTPLYLDASIYLASPSDVEISTHRDSDILQQNLRFHTGAPLATSSATASFALFGETVTVEQLATCPTGDELSPEHSATVMIQTDSLHHGVPLRLRGPGIEHSRTIAPQLPAAVLDYLLNRPVAFPAGLDFLLTCGENLMAIPRTTHVEVC
- the nrdG gene encoding anaerobic ribonucleoside-triphosphate reductase-activating protein, coding for MNFHQYYPVDVINGPGTRCTLFVSGCVHECVGCYNKSTWRLNSGKPFTREMEDQIIADLNDTRISRQGLSLSGGDPLHPQNLSAILQLVKRVRHECDNKDIWVWTGYTLAELTDEQQQVVDLINVLVDGKFVQDLKDPSLIWRGSGNQVIHHLR
- the phnG gene encoding phosphonate C-P lyase system protein PhnG; the encoded protein is MDSTTTTRQGWMSVLAHSQPAELLAHWQPLNLSPAYQVIRAPEIGLNQLQARMGGTGRRFILGDMTITRAVIKLNDSADIYGYSYIAGRNKAHAELCALLDALLQLSTLNRHPATAQGKPAGLNELLLSTVIHPLAAAQQERRQQRARAIATSKVDFFTLVRGED